One genomic segment of Hordeum vulgare subsp. vulgare chromosome 2H, MorexV3_pseudomolecules_assembly, whole genome shotgun sequence includes these proteins:
- the LOC123431282 gene encoding desmethyl-deoxy-podophyllotoxin synthase-like isoform X3, with the protein MQIIIMEEWLTFSLIALSTLLALGLFKLSGGKKQALPPGPWRLPIIGSLHHVVSILPHRTMTELCRRHGPMMYLQLGEIPTVVLSSKEAVGQMMKASDLQFTKRRITAMQDIVGFGGKGITFAPYGDHWRQMRKVCVTELLSSKQVRRMESVRAEEMGSLLRSMTASAGATVNFSQKVAALSNDVVARAVFGGKFSQQEDFIHASDRIMDLLGGFFLVDLFPSSRLVRWLSSEERRIQSSRDLMHRIITDVIDERKAVRAASNGGTCDEGLLDVLLTRQEEGSLESPLTTDMITTVLFDMFGAGTDTTSTTLEWAMSELVNHGEAMAKAQLEDPQYWNNPGVFNPERFENNNMDYNGTCFEFTPFGFGRRLCPGITFASSVLEMALANFLYHFDWVLPDGATSVDMSEKFGLIVRRSSDLHLRVIPHLCSNAMEI; encoded by the exons ATGCAAATCATTATCATGGAGGAATGGTTGACCTTCAGTTTGATAGCACTATCCACGCTACTGGCACTTGGGCTTTTCAAGCTCTCCGGTGGTAAGAAGCAGGCGCTGCCTCCAGGGCCATGGAGACTCCCCATCATCGGCAGCCTCCACCACGTTGTCAGCATCCTCCCGCATCGCACCATGACAGAGCTGTGTCGCCGGCACGGACCGATGATGTACCTGCAGCTTGGCGAGATCCCCACCGTGGTTCTCTCCAGCAAGGAGGCGGTGGGGCAGATGATGAAGGCCAGCGACCTCCAGTTCACGAAACGGCGGATCACCGCTATGCAGGACATCGTCGGCTTTGGTGGCAAGGGCATCACCTTCGCCCCTTACGGCGACCATTGGCGACAAATGCGCAAGGTGTGTGTCACGGAGCTCCTCAGTTCCAAGCAGGTGAGGCGCATGGAGAGCGTCAGGGCCGAGGAGATGGGCAGCCTCCTCCGCTCCATGACAGCGTCAGCTGGCGCCACCGTCAACTTCAGCCAGAAGGTGGCGGCGCTGAGCAACGACGTCGTGGCACGGGCGGTCTTCGGCGGCAAGTTCAGCCAGCAGGAGGATTTCATCCACGCGTCCGACAGGATCATGGACCTGCTGGGAGGCTTCTTCCTCGTCGACCTCTTCCCATCCTCGAGGCTCGTGCGGTGGTTGAGCAGCGAGGAGCGCCGCATACAGAGCAGCCGCGACCTCATGCATCGCATCATCACCGACGTCATCGACGAGCGCAAGGCTGTGCGAGCTGCCAGCAATGGCGGCACCTGCGACGAGGGGCTGCTAGACGTGCTGCTCACACGCCAGGAGGAGGGCTCGCTCGAATCCCCTCTAACCACAGACATGATAACCACCGTCTTGTTT GACATGTTTGGAGCTGGTACTGATACCACTTCAACAACTTTAGAGTGGGCTATGTCGGAACTCGTCAACCATGGAGAAGCTATGGCCAAGGCACAGTTAGAG GATCCTCAATACTGGAACAATCCTGGAGTTTTTAATCCAGAGAGGTTTGAGAACAATAACATGGATTACAACGGGACATGCTTCGAATTCACTCCTTTCGGGTTTGGGCGACGCCTTTGTCCAGGGATAACATTCGCCTCATCAGTTTTGGAGATGGCATTGGCAAACTTTCTCTATCACTTTGACTGGGTGCTTCCAGATGGGGCCACCTCGGTGGACATGTCCGAGAAATTTGGGTTAATTGTACGCAGAAGTTCTGACCTGCACCTAAGAGTTATTCCACACCTATGCTCCAATGCTATGGAGATTTAA
- the LOC123431282 gene encoding zealexin A1 synthase-like isoform X2 encodes MQIIIMEEWLTFSLIALSTLLALGLFKLSGGKKQALPPGPWRLPIIGSLHHVVSILPHRTMTELCRRHGPMMYLQLGEIPTVVLSSKEAVGQMMKASDLQFTKRRITAMQDIVGFGGKGITFAPYGDHWRQMRKVCVTELLSSKQVRRMESVRAEEMGSLLRSMTASAGATVNFSQKVAALSNDVVARAVFGGKFSQQEDFIHASDRIMDLLGGFFLVDLFPSSRLVRWLSSEERRIQSSRDLMHRIITDVIDERKAVRAASNGGTCDEGLLDVLLTRQEEGSLESPLTTDMITTVLFDMFGAGTDTTSTTLEWAMSELVNHGEAMAKAQLEVREDPQYWNNPGVFNPERFENNNMDYNGTCFEFTPFGFGRRLCPGITFASSVLEMALANFLYHFDWVLPDGATSVDMSEKFGLIVRRSSDLHLRVIPHLCSNAMEI; translated from the exons ATGCAAATCATTATCATGGAGGAATGGTTGACCTTCAGTTTGATAGCACTATCCACGCTACTGGCACTTGGGCTTTTCAAGCTCTCCGGTGGTAAGAAGCAGGCGCTGCCTCCAGGGCCATGGAGACTCCCCATCATCGGCAGCCTCCACCACGTTGTCAGCATCCTCCCGCATCGCACCATGACAGAGCTGTGTCGCCGGCACGGACCGATGATGTACCTGCAGCTTGGCGAGATCCCCACCGTGGTTCTCTCCAGCAAGGAGGCGGTGGGGCAGATGATGAAGGCCAGCGACCTCCAGTTCACGAAACGGCGGATCACCGCTATGCAGGACATCGTCGGCTTTGGTGGCAAGGGCATCACCTTCGCCCCTTACGGCGACCATTGGCGACAAATGCGCAAGGTGTGTGTCACGGAGCTCCTCAGTTCCAAGCAGGTGAGGCGCATGGAGAGCGTCAGGGCCGAGGAGATGGGCAGCCTCCTCCGCTCCATGACAGCGTCAGCTGGCGCCACCGTCAACTTCAGCCAGAAGGTGGCGGCGCTGAGCAACGACGTCGTGGCACGGGCGGTCTTCGGCGGCAAGTTCAGCCAGCAGGAGGATTTCATCCACGCGTCCGACAGGATCATGGACCTGCTGGGAGGCTTCTTCCTCGTCGACCTCTTCCCATCCTCGAGGCTCGTGCGGTGGTTGAGCAGCGAGGAGCGCCGCATACAGAGCAGCCGCGACCTCATGCATCGCATCATCACCGACGTCATCGACGAGCGCAAGGCTGTGCGAGCTGCCAGCAATGGCGGCACCTGCGACGAGGGGCTGCTAGACGTGCTGCTCACACGCCAGGAGGAGGGCTCGCTCGAATCCCCTCTAACCACAGACATGATAACCACCGTCTTGTTT GACATGTTTGGAGCTGGTACTGATACCACTTCAACAACTTTAGAGTGGGCTATGTCGGAACTCGTCAACCATGGAGAAGCTATGGCCAAGGCACAGTTAGAGGTCCGTGAG GATCCTCAATACTGGAACAATCCTGGAGTTTTTAATCCAGAGAGGTTTGAGAACAATAACATGGATTACAACGGGACATGCTTCGAATTCACTCCTTTCGGGTTTGGGCGACGCCTTTGTCCAGGGATAACATTCGCCTCATCAGTTTTGGAGATGGCATTGGCAAACTTTCTCTATCACTTTGACTGGGTGCTTCCAGATGGGGCCACCTCGGTGGACATGTCCGAGAAATTTGGGTTAATTGTACGCAGAAGTTCTGACCTGCACCTAAGAGTTATTCCACACCTATGCTCCAATGCTATGGAGATTTAA
- the LOC123431282 gene encoding desmethyl-deoxy-podophyllotoxin synthase-like isoform X1 — MQIIIMEEWLTFSLIALSTLLALGLFKLSGGKKQALPPGPWRLPIIGSLHHVVSILPHRTMTELCRRHGPMMYLQLGEIPTVVLSSKEAVGQMMKASDLQFTKRRITAMQDIVGFGGKGITFAPYGDHWRQMRKVCVTELLSSKQVRRMESVRAEEMGSLLRSMTASAGATVNFSQKVAALSNDVVARAVFGGKFSQQEDFIHASDRIMDLLGGFFLVDLFPSSRLVRWLSSEERRIQSSRDLMHRIITDVIDERKAVRAASNGGTCDEGLLDVLLTRQEEGSLESPLTTDMITTVLFDMFGAGTDTTSTTLEWAMSELVNHGEAMAKAQLEVREVLGPERAIIVSDDLAELHYMRMVIKETFRLHPPAPLLNRTNEVDCKIMGYDMLKGTNIYINAFAISQDPQYWNNPGVFNPERFENNNMDYNGTCFEFTPFGFGRRLCPGITFASSVLEMALANFLYHFDWVLPDGATSVDMSEKFGLIVRRSSDLHLRVIPHLCSNAMEI, encoded by the exons ATGCAAATCATTATCATGGAGGAATGGTTGACCTTCAGTTTGATAGCACTATCCACGCTACTGGCACTTGGGCTTTTCAAGCTCTCCGGTGGTAAGAAGCAGGCGCTGCCTCCAGGGCCATGGAGACTCCCCATCATCGGCAGCCTCCACCACGTTGTCAGCATCCTCCCGCATCGCACCATGACAGAGCTGTGTCGCCGGCACGGACCGATGATGTACCTGCAGCTTGGCGAGATCCCCACCGTGGTTCTCTCCAGCAAGGAGGCGGTGGGGCAGATGATGAAGGCCAGCGACCTCCAGTTCACGAAACGGCGGATCACCGCTATGCAGGACATCGTCGGCTTTGGTGGCAAGGGCATCACCTTCGCCCCTTACGGCGACCATTGGCGACAAATGCGCAAGGTGTGTGTCACGGAGCTCCTCAGTTCCAAGCAGGTGAGGCGCATGGAGAGCGTCAGGGCCGAGGAGATGGGCAGCCTCCTCCGCTCCATGACAGCGTCAGCTGGCGCCACCGTCAACTTCAGCCAGAAGGTGGCGGCGCTGAGCAACGACGTCGTGGCACGGGCGGTCTTCGGCGGCAAGTTCAGCCAGCAGGAGGATTTCATCCACGCGTCCGACAGGATCATGGACCTGCTGGGAGGCTTCTTCCTCGTCGACCTCTTCCCATCCTCGAGGCTCGTGCGGTGGTTGAGCAGCGAGGAGCGCCGCATACAGAGCAGCCGCGACCTCATGCATCGCATCATCACCGACGTCATCGACGAGCGCAAGGCTGTGCGAGCTGCCAGCAATGGCGGCACCTGCGACGAGGGGCTGCTAGACGTGCTGCTCACACGCCAGGAGGAGGGCTCGCTCGAATCCCCTCTAACCACAGACATGATAACCACCGTCTTGTTT GACATGTTTGGAGCTGGTACTGATACCACTTCAACAACTTTAGAGTGGGCTATGTCGGAACTCGTCAACCATGGAGAAGCTATGGCCAAGGCACAGTTAGAGGTCCGTGAGGTGCTAGGTCCAGAACGAGCTATCATTGTCAGTGACGACCTTGCAGAACTCCACTACATGCGGATGGTCATCAAGGAAACTTTTAGATTGCATCCACCTGCTCCTCTACTTAACCGCACGAATGAAGTGGACTGCAAAATTATGGGTTATGATATGCTTAAAGGTACGAATATATACATTAATGCCTTTGCAATTTCCCAGGATCCTCAATACTGGAACAATCCTGGAGTTTTTAATCCAGAGAGGTTTGAGAACAATAACATGGATTACAACGGGACATGCTTCGAATTCACTCCTTTCGGGTTTGGGCGACGCCTTTGTCCAGGGATAACATTCGCCTCATCAGTTTTGGAGATGGCATTGGCAAACTTTCTCTATCACTTTGACTGGGTGCTTCCAGATGGGGCCACCTCGGTGGACATGTCCGAGAAATTTGGGTTAATTGTACGCAGAAGTTCTGACCTGCACCTAAGAGTTATTCCACACCTATGCTCCAATGCTATGGAGATTTAA